Proteins encoded by one window of Salvia splendens isolate huo1 chromosome 5, SspV2, whole genome shotgun sequence:
- the LOC121805320 gene encoding probable LL-diaminopimelate aminotransferase, chloroplastic, with protein sequence MSAILQNVSTSLSASTSTFLGHNNLKAIKPSHVSMAGRMSAVVKCVASPSAEKTAYKTNVARNENLAKLQAGYLFPEIARRRNAHIAKNPDAKVISLGIGDTTEPIPEVITSAMSKRSEVLSTVAGYSGYGAEQGEQKLRAAIASTYYEGLGIEEHDIFVSDGAKSDISRLQVLFGSNVTMAVQDPSYPAYVDSSVILGQTGLFQKDVEKYANIEYMKCTTENGFFPDLSTVRRTDIIFFCSPNNPTGSAASREQLTKLVQFAKENGSIIVYDSAYAMYVSDDSPRSIFEIPGAKEVALEVSSFSKYAGFTGVRLGWTAIPKELHYSDGFPVAKDFNRIVCTCFNGASNIAQAGGLACVSPEGITAMHEVVGFYKENTAIIVDTFNSLGFKVYGGKNAPYVWVHFPGRSSWDVFSEILEKTHVVTTPGSGFGPGGEGFVRVSAFGHRENVIEACRRFKELYK encoded by the exons ATGTCTGCGATTCTTCAAAATGTTTCCACCTCTCTCTCTGCATCGACCTCCACTTTTCTCGGTCACAACAATCTCAAGGCCATCAAGCCTTCTCATGTATCCATGGCGGGGAGAATGAGCGCGGTCGTTAAATGTGTCGCGTCGCCGTCAGCTGAGAAAACTG CTTACAAGACAAATGTGGCACGGAATGAAAACCTAGCGAAACTTCAAGCTGGCTATCTCTTTCCCGAG ATAGCAAGGCGAAGAAATGCACACATTGCTAAAAATCCAGACGCTAAAGTTATCAGCCTTGGAATCGGTGACACAACTGAACCAATTCCAGAAGTCATTACCTCTGCAATGTCAAAG AGATCAGAAGTGCTGTCAACGGTCGCTGGTTACAGTGGCTATGGTGCTGAACAAGGTGAACAG AAATTGAGAGCTGCCATTGCCTCAACCTATTATGAAGGCCTTGGCATCGAAGAGCATGATATATTTGTATCTGATGGAGCGAAAAGTGACATATCTCGCCTCCAG GTCCTTTTTGGTTCTAATGTGACGATGGCTGTTCAAGACCCATCTTACCCG GCTTATGTGGATTCGAGCGTTATACTGGGTCAGACTGGTCTGTTTCAGAAGGATGTGGAAAAGTATGCCAATATTGAATATATGAAGTGCACAACAGAAAATGGGTTTTTTCCTGATTTATCCACTGTTCGTCGGACAGATATCATCTTCTTTTGTTCTCCGAATAACCCGACTGGTTCTGCTGCATCAAGAGAGCAACTAACCAAGCTTGTACAGTTTGCTAAAGAAAATGGTTCTATCATAGTCTATGATTCTGCTTATGCTATGTATGTCTCAGATGATAGTCCGAGATCAATTTTTGAGATTCCTGGAGCCAAAGAG GTTGCACTTGAagtttcttccttctccaaGTATGCTGGGTTCACTGGAGTTCGTCTTGGTTGGACAGCAATTCCGAAAGAGCTCCATTATTCTGATGGTTTTCCAGTGGCCAAGGACTTCAACCGCATAGTGTGTACTTGTTTCAATGGTGCATCTAACATTGCTCAAGCTGGTGGTCTGGCATGTGTTTCACCTGAAGGCATTACG GCAATGCATGAGGTTGTTGGTTTCTACAAGGAAAACACAGCTATCATCGTCGACACATTCAATTCCCTCGGGTTTAAGGTTTATGGGGGCAAAAATGCACCATATGTTTGGGTCCACTTTCCTGGCCGTAGCTCATGGGATGTGTTCAGTGAGATCCTGGAGAAGACTCATGTCGTCACCACTCCTGGAAGTGGTTTTGGACCTGGGGGTGAAGGGTTCGTCCGGGTCAGTGCTTTCGGGCACAGGGAGAATGTTATCGAGGCCTGTAGAAGATTCAAGGAGCTGTACAAGTAA
- the LOC121802291 gene encoding UDP-glucose flavonoid 3-O-glucosyltransferase 6-like has translation MNKSELVFIPSPSLSHLIPTVETAKLLLLRDSRLSATILLPPPIFAIDTNAETYVKATSSNPTFSSRLKFIRLPHIQHSNKHFFEHYNVQIPNVRQEISNLLTKDQNPRLSAIVLDIFCAGLVSVAAEFGLPAYLFFTGGAICLGVYQHLVSLRFDHNEDVTRYLNAEVDLPVPCFSLAVPAKVLPAVTVDETFSPEIFLSHFKMFSEVNGVLINTFYDMEPYAVESLLSDDKTPEIYPVGPVLKVESKWFDEDVDVKKWLDDQPENSVVFLCFGSLGIFGEEQVREIAKGLENSGSHFLWSLKKSHDPKLERERSEYFEGFSERTKGFGRVMGWAPQAAVLAHPAVGGFVSHCGWNSTLESVWFGVPMTTFPLHAEQQLNAFYLVKELGMSEAITLDYQMDFTGEKPPESVGWEVIAGGIRRLMAEEGGSGVRRKVEEMGKKAREALVEGGSSYNALTRFIEDVMRSID, from the coding sequence atgaacaaaTCCGAACTTGTATTCATTCCATCTCCCTCGCTAAGCCACCTCATCCCCACCGTGGAGACGGCCaagctcctcctcctccgcgaCAGCCGCCTCTCCGCCACCATACTCCTCCCCCCTCCCATCTTCGCAATCGACACCAATGCTGAAACCTACGTAAAAGCCACCTCTTCAAACCCTACATTTTCCTCACGACTTAAATTCATCCGCCTCCCCCACATTCAACACTCAAACAAACATTTCTTCGAGCATTACAACGTCCAAATCCCCAACGTCCGTCAAGAAATCTCCAACCTCCTCACAAAAGACCAAAATCCCCGCCTCTCCGCCATCGTGCTCGACATTTTCTGCGCGGGGCTCGTCTCCGTCGCCGCCGAATTCGGCCTCCCGGCGTACCTTTTCTTCACCGGCGGCGCCATCTGCCTCGGCGTGTACCAACACCTCGTCTCGCTGCGATTCGACCATAACGAAGATGTCACGAGGTACCTAAACGCGGAGGTAGACTTGCCGGTGCCCTGCTTTTCTCTTGCGGTTCCGGCAAAAGTCTTGCCGGCGGTGACGGtggatgagaccttctccccagagATCTTCTTGAGCCATTTCAAGATGTTTTCTGAGGTAAATGGTGTTTTGATCAATACGTTTTACGACATGGAACCATACGCAGTTGAGTCGCTCTTGTCCGATGATAAGACGCCCGAGATTTATCCGGTTGGGCCGGTTTTGAAGGTGGAAAGCAAATGGTTTGACGAAGACGTCGATGTGAAGAAATGGCTTGACGATCAGCCGGAAAATTCAGTTGTTTTCTTGTGTTTCGGAAGCCTCGGTATATTTGGTGAAGAACAAGTGAGGGAAATCGCCAAGGGTTTGGAGAATAGTGGGAGTCATTTTTTGTGGTCGTTGAAGAAGAGTCACGATCCcaagttagagagagaaagatccGAATATTTCGAGGGTTTCTCGGAGAGGACTAAAGGGTTTGGGAGAGTGATGGGGTGGGCCCCGCAGGCGGCCGTGCTGGCGCATCCTGCGGTGGGAGGGTTTGTATCGCACTGTGGGTGGAACTCTACTCTCGAGAGTGTGTGGTTTGGAGTGCCGATGACTACTTTTCCTTTGCACGCGGAGCAGCAGCTGAATGCGTTTTATCTGGTCAAGGAGTTGGGGATGTCAGAGGCGATTACGTTGGATTATCAGATGGATTTCACGGGAGAGAAGCCGCCTGAGAGTGTGGGGTGGGAGGTGATTGCAGGGGGGATAAGGCGGCTGATGGCGGAGGAGGGAGGGAGTGGGGTGAGGAGGAAGGTGGAGGAGATGGGGAAAAAGGCGAGGGAAGCTTTGGTGGAAGGTGGATCTTCTTACAATGCTCTAACTCGTTTTATTGAGGATGTTATGAGAAGTATAGATTGA